Proteins encoded together in one Cyprinus carpio isolate SPL01 chromosome B14, ASM1834038v1, whole genome shotgun sequence window:
- the npas4a gene encoding neuronal PAS domain-containing protein 4A, whose translation MYRSTKGASKARRDQINTEIRNLKDLLPISDADKSRLSYLHIMSLACMYTRKSVFFSQDTAADSSAEETAGFLTFHELNELVQMMPGFLLLLTGEGKLLYLSDSVSEQLGHSMVDLVAQGDSVYDIIDSADHFIMRSNLVPPTSPDTDRLFRCRFNTSKSVRRQSAGNKLVLIRARCLSQTPNESSPGSYWTSNPVWVCFCTPLEPHTSRGGTAPDRETPSSPALESSFFLPCFRSQHSRDMRFQEAQDSVNVYLGLNVEALRSQSWYSFLHPQDLSHASAQHCSLLREGGEGRAEMVVRVETADHSWVWLYMVLQLETGETPIVSNNYIISETEAWSVRQQLSSEQTQLSLVLGSSTSQQESLSLQSPETLSSPDQVFTPGSSGLSGQSFDFSMAACSAGSTEEQGGSSSMEPAQLESGPRSSLSSLEEESFFQHEPSEPVASPASASSPIPVTVATVSDLDFLTQNILLPPAFQIDPPLPALPLPLPPVPTSQAQQTKEFVCTPPYTPQLGGSNFPFGEPHFSFDPTGATSPPPLAPTATATTTMAPSLSPSAPTNPQGSPPPPTTTLSTILPLTITSPTTEILFPVEPCSGSLYEKLPPTPDSPGDGDCTVMTLPEVRGPLYVDVPHGPLPYPPEGLLTPEASPGKQPSLPFFSSLREREKERTEISLLAQHISTLVEGFYLDPLLTKLVPSTIYERSQSPSLESVGLDSIPLLGEFYPLKSWKGLDLPIFPDDDSLFEESVLETLLQDLMSSPPLSPTPSSSFHSSPPSSPATPECWCPPLHFNGVSAVSTGHFCSVQSAHCNNEAGRGAMMSSINIGNMADGKAAGEVAMETEEASSPLFMDIPTSPPLQLTASLASPVLSPVSPASPGLPCAQSLLEELAALEPMFGAGASIAPGLGQQPELYQLQSHAPQQCFHKDGSGSDPPF comes from the exons ATGTATCGTTCCACCAAAGGAGCGTCGAAAGCTCGAAGAGACCAGATAAACACGGAGATTAGGAACCTGAAGGACTTGTTGCCCATCTCCGATGCGGACAAGTCTCGTCTCTCCTATCTTCATATCATGTCGCTGGCTTGCATGTACACAAGAAAGTCTGTCTTCTTCAGTCAAG ATACAGCTGCAGATAGCAGTGCTGAGGAAACTGCAGGATTCCTTACATTTCATGAACTGAATGAGTTGGTACAAATGATGCCAGGCTTTCTTCTGCTATTGACTGGAGAAGGGAAGTTACTGTACCTGTCAGACAGCGTCTCAGAGCAACTCGGACACTCAATG gtAGATTTGGTCGCTCAAGGGGACAGTGTGTATGACATAATAGACAGTGCAGACCACTTTATTATGAGGAGTAATTTGGTCCCTCCAACTTCACCTGACACAG ATCGTCTGTTCCGCTGCAGATTCAACACCTCCAAATCAGTGCGTAGGCAGAGTGCAGGCAATAAGCTTGTTTTAATCCGTGCCCGCTGCCTGTCACAAACTCCCAACGAGTCTTCCCCAGGATCCTACTGGACTTCCAACCCAGTGTGGGTATGTTTCTGTACTCCTTTGGAGCCTCACACGTCCCGAGGTGGAACTGCCCCGGATAGAGAAACACCTTCATCTCCTGCACTAGAGAGCAGCTTCTTCCTGCCATGTTTCCGTTCTCAACACAGCCGTGATATGAGATTTCAGGAAGCACAAGACAG TGTGAATGTTTATTTGGGTCTAAATGTGGAGGCTCTGCGGTCCCAATCTTGGTACAGCTTCCTGCATCCTCAGGATCTTTCACATGCCTCAGCTCAGCACTGCAGCCTAT TGAGAGAGGGCGGAGAAGGCAGGGCTGAGATGGTGGTTCGTGTAGAGACTGCAGATCACTCATGGGTCTGGCTTTACATGGTCTTGCAGCTGGAAACTGGGGAAACCCCTATTGTCAGTAACAATTACATTATCAG TGAAACAGAGGCTTGGTCAGTCAGGCAGCAGCTGAGCTCTGAACAAACCCAGCTCTCCTTGGTGCTGGGCTCAAGCACTTCTCAACAAGAAAGCCTAAGCTTACAGAGTCCAGAAACCCTCTCAAGCCCTGACCAAGTGTTTACACCAGGAAGCAGTGGCCTCTCCGGTCAGTCATTTGACTTCAGCATGGCTGCATGCAGTGCGGGATCTACTGAGGAACAAGGTGGCAGCTCCTCAATGGAGCCTGCACAACTGGAGAGTGGCCCACGTTCCAGTCTCTCCTCTTTGGAAGAGGAGAGCTTCTTCCAACATGAGCCCAGCGAACCTGTGGCCAGTCCTGCTTCTGCATCATCTCCCATTCCAGTCACAGTTGCAACAGTGTCTGACTTGGACTTCCTCACTCAGAATATTCTGCTGCCACCAGCATTCCAGATAGATCCTCCTCTACCAGCCTTGCCCCTTCCTCTTCCCCCTGTGCCTACTTCCCAGGCCCAACAGACCAAGGAGTTTGTGTGCACACCCCCATACACACCTCAACTAGGTGGAAGCAATTTCCCCTTTGGGGAACCTCATTTTAGCTTTGATCCTACTGGGGCTACCTCACCACCTCCTCTTGCTCCAACTGCAACGGCAACAACGACGATGGCTCCATCTCTTTCTCCATCTGCACCAACGAACCCACAAGGCAGTCCACCTCCTCCAACGACAACACTCTCAACTATTTTGCCACTCACTATAACATCTCCAACCACAGAGATCCTGTTCCCAGTGGAGCCTTGCAGTGGGTCGCTCTATGAGAAACTCCCTCCTACCCCTGACAGTCCAGGTGATGGTGACTGCACAGTTATGACTTTACCAGAAGTCCGTGGTCCGCTGTATGTTGACGTCCCCCATGGGCCGCTACCTTACCCACCAGAAGGTCTCCTCACACCTGAAGCCTCACCTGGAAAACAACCCAGTCTACCCTTCTTCTCCTCACTacgtgagagagaaaaagagagaacgGAGATCTCGCTTTTAGCTCAACACATCAGCACACTAGTAGAGGGCTTCTACCTAGATCCACTCCTGACCAAGCTGGTTCCTTCCACCATTTATGAACGCTCTCAGTCTCCATCTCTTGAATCTGTGGGACTTGATTCAATCCCACTGTTGGGTGAATTCTACCCACTCAAGTCCTGGAAAGGCCTGGACCTGCCCATCTTCCCTGATGATGACTCTCTGTTTGAGGAGAGTGTCTTGGAGACCCTTCTGCAGGACCTCATGTCCTCCCCTCCCCTCTCACCAACACCCTCTTCCTCCTTTCACTCCAGCCCCCCCTCCTCCCCCGCAACTCCTGAGTGCTGGTGCCCACCCTTGCACTTTAACGGGGTCTCTGCTGTGAGTACCGGTCACTTCTGTAGCGTCCAATCGGCGCACTGTAACAATGAGGCCGGGCGAGGGGCTATGATGTCGTCAATCAACATAGGCAACATGGCAGATGGGAAGGCGGCAGGcgaagttgccatggagacagagGAAGCATCATCGCCTCTGTTCATGGACATACCAACATCTCCTCCACTGCAGCTgactgcctcccttgcctcccCAGTTTTGTCGCCTGTCAGCCCCGCATCGCCCGGCCTGCCCTGCGCCCAGTCCCTCCTCGAGGAGCTGGCCGCCCTGGAACCCATGTTTGGGGCAGGTGCCTCGATCGCCCCTGGCCTGGGGCAACAACCTGAGTTGTATCAACTCCAAAGTCATGCGCCGCAACAGTGCTTCCACAAAG ATGGGAGTGGAAGTGATCCTCCGTTCTAA